One Mycoplasmopsis caviae DNA segment encodes these proteins:
- the dnaN gene encoding DNA polymerase III subunit beta — protein MKFHIKKQLLDETLEIVTKYSDPINSLYGFRCILIKVENEKITFSASNGVINIIKSLDVDDVNIKIEETGMFLIQANIFKNVIKKLSGMITLNQEFSTRLEISQRNSNYKLTTNPISSFPEIEENINLKKIEIDTNEFRKAIKSTIFAVSQDSSLVYKCINFKFKDNKLNLTATDAARLSYYSMNLNNYQYSNEEFSVNSKDVKDLIPADAPKKITFFFNRIKMGIEYKNTVITSRIVDLPYPDIESLFTSMDIENKLFIKKEEINDLINKVWLGTSDKQNRLEFTINKSEISVLNKLDEISISVAKTQNFKFEGKAFEFDINYHFLKDALSVFEGDVLILFDKNIQKILIASDSNKESKQLVTPMRR, from the coding sequence ATGAAATTTCACATTAAAAAACAGTTGTTAGATGAAACACTAGAAATAGTAACAAAATATTCTGATCCTATAAATTCACTTTATGGTTTTAGGTGTATATTAATTAAAGTAGAAAATGAAAAAATTACGTTTTCAGCTTCAAATGGTGTTATAAATATTATTAAATCATTAGATGTAGATGATGTTAATATAAAAATAGAAGAAACAGGAATGTTTTTAATACAAGCAAATATTTTTAAGAATGTTATTAAAAAATTAAGTGGGATGATAACTCTTAACCAAGAATTTTCTACAAGATTAGAAATATCACAAAGAAATTCAAATTATAAATTAACAACAAATCCTATAAGTTCATTTCCTGAAATAGAAGAAAATATAAATTTGAAAAAAATTGAAATAGACACTAACGAATTTAGAAAAGCTATAAAATCAACGATATTTGCAGTTAGCCAAGATTCTTCGCTTGTTTATAAATGTATTAATTTTAAATTTAAAGATAATAAATTAAATTTGACAGCAACAGATGCAGCAAGACTTTCTTATTATTCAATGAATTTAAATAATTATCAATACTCAAATGAAGAATTTTCAGTTAATAGTAAAGATGTAAAAGATTTAATACCAGCAGATGCACCTAAAAAAATTACTTTTTTCTTTAATAGAATAAAAATGGGAATTGAATATAAAAATACAGTAATTACTTCAAGAATTGTTGATTTACCTTACCCTGATATTGAAAGTTTATTTACTTCAATGGATATTGAAAATAAATTGTTTATTAAAAAAGAAGAAATTAATGATTTAATAAATAAAGTTTGGCTTGGTACCTCAGATAAACAAAACAGACTTGAATTTACAATAAATAAAAGTGAAATATCTGTATTAAATAAATTAGATGAAATTAGTATATCAGTTGCAAAAACACAAAACTTTAAATTTGAAGGAAAAGCATTCGAATTTGATATTAATTATCATTTTTTAAAAGATGCTCTAAGTGTTTTTGAAGGAGATGTTTTAATTTTATTTGATAAAAATATACAAAAAATTCTTATTGCTTCTGATTCAAATAAAGAATCAAAACAATTAGTTACCCCAATGAGAAGATAA
- a CDS encoding RNA-binding S4 domain-containing protein has translation MNNEIFLKDEYITIGQLLKKIGLIDTGGQAKAYLISTKILINDKKPKGRSAKVKIGDIVWVNNKVFVIKKLENQYEK, from the coding sequence ATGAATAATGAAATTTTTTTAAAAGATGAATATATAACAATAGGCCAATTATTAAAAAAAATAGGTTTAATAGATACAGGGGGACAAGCAAAAGCATACTTAATATCTACAAAAATATTAATAAATGATAAAAAACCAAAAGGAAGAAGTGCAAAAGTAAAAATTGGCGACATTGTATGAGTTAATAATAAAGTGTTTGTTATTAAGAAATTAGAGAATCAATATGAAAAATAA
- a CDS encoding isochorismatase family protein — translation MSIQQHTKKSQKIVKLSNNNYFDIKVASQFINNENSPYEEILKWTKLRNKDEIDLVSGLKFDAIIRKNTYTFWTSELKEKLKKLNNGELPKEIYLCGIDTDCCVLKTAVDIFENNIRPIVIKDFCASNGGIKQHNAGLKVLERLIGKNNIINFADILRSEN, via the coding sequence TTGTCGATACAACAACACACAAAAAAATCACAAAAAATTGTAAAATTATCAAACAACAATTATTTTGATATAAAGGTTGCTTCACAATTTATTAATAATGAAAATTCCCCGTATGAAGAAATTTTAAAATGAACAAAATTAAGAAATAAAGATGAAATTGATTTGGTGTCAGGTTTAAAATTTGATGCTATTATCAGAAAAAATACCTACACATTTTGAACTTCTGAATTAAAGGAAAAATTAAAGAAATTAAATAATGGTGAATTACCAAAAGAAATTTATCTTTGTGGTATTGACACAGATTGTTGCGTTTTAAAAACAGCAGTTGATATTTTTGAAAATAACATTAGACCGATTGTCATCAAAGACTTTTGTGCTTCAAATGGTGGAATAAAACAACACAATGCGGGATTAAAAGTTTTAGAAAGACTTATAGGTAAAAATAACATAATTAATTTTGCAGACATATTAAGGAGCGAAAACTAA
- a CDS encoding lipoprotein 17-related variable surface protein produces MKKNRKKALIFAPFIGGLTSLPVVASSCGTEVKPQKHELSKDELNTLAKQIKFELKANLTKEQILSQKENAFNITNLDSRVQLVFNDISIAAQNKITISYQVKDVNNQNNLSDVILISPNEQFNNLRDIVKISAKPNLYAFEVVEQKIEGLQIANLDPKVEFKLVSIVENSDHISVDVTFFVVDKSKDTNKSEHKTVNVKTKKFSNIDEELNKLSASVKKQHELYSKDVNSSLVAFSNFDKKIYETVEFEEISRTINEYKFSIKLKNKYTNELSSTKKFTLENFRISDNELENILQKISIIQNGEFTKEEFKTDLLDNAMGEYNTIKVVSLPYFIKVVFVSVEEITNTNKLKLKYRIEHKNIYNNKLNKEASTEVVYKTTNDVNLDDELANAKLTYEGDIDKINAYDIDINKVKLTGLKNSSLFTNIKYKFVNSEPNNLDEVQVGKRNIKVEFEFQNKTYSKTFSLNVQKTHKTIVQSLKVLNDTKVIENLEVINILNSLENNSELVFSSKPNFGTALGTIKKEKQGLTLFNHKITAQTFSTKEASSKNKIIFTKDQDNYFLSFTLGYIIAGKPIYHYEETKIKLAKIKTQAELKELLISKKDEFDYTNKNNIVTSSATMDGITKPNFGPEYEVVIKDMLKGTDKITFSVQLRNKKIRDLISEPVTIQITGFKLSDLAQEIQNMEFSVDDTFKSKEAKEFKDAEQLKIKDKTTHTDFDFSTKGITVEKSIQSFDNYNGTVTFNIKFTKGSEILNIVQTIDGFKKETITFDSIFSATKVMLKKQNIELDKKYFLSSYITEKEIMLSGFEALQKHNSTINVNVSKLTPDIATGKLKIELTASLDSTTKTKEIDLDGFNKNLKAGSENMTLDSKMKLIVYLAKNKILFNQLDKKTLTSMKSYQAPGITGGKFLCFIGQGLKKFGSNTMDLQEELNYTFAFDFLSQDNKADTLEKFNELIENHVVGEKFSNYQKLSWHLKITKNENKKTLSTKFRIIGRKTTKVAFSSYNYPTLSGDDDEYKTFEWYLGQY; encoded by the coding sequence ATGAAAAAGAATAGAAAAAAGGCATTAATTTTTGCTCCATTTATTGGCGGACTAACAAGCCTACCTGTTGTCGCTTCTTCATGTGGTACAGAAGTAAAACCACAAAAGCATGAATTAAGCAAAGATGAACTTAATACATTAGCAAAGCAAATAAAATTCGAATTAAAAGCCAACCTAACAAAGGAACAAATACTTTCACAAAAAGAGAATGCTTTTAATATAACCAATCTAGATTCAAGAGTTCAATTGGTTTTTAATGATATTTCAATTGCTGCACAAAATAAAATTACTATTTCTTATCAGGTTAAAGATGTGAACAATCAAAATAACTTGTCAGATGTAATACTTATATCTCCAAATGAACAGTTTAATAATTTAAGAGATATTGTAAAGATATCAGCAAAACCTAATCTATATGCATTTGAGGTTGTAGAACAAAAAATTGAAGGATTACAAATTGCAAACTTAGATCCAAAAGTTGAATTTAAACTTGTTTCAATTGTTGAAAATAGTGATCATATTAGTGTCGATGTTACATTTTTTGTTGTTGATAAATCTAAGGATACAAACAAATCAGAACACAAGACAGTAAATGTAAAAACTAAAAAATTTTCTAATATTGACGAAGAATTAAATAAACTAAGTGCAAGTGTAAAGAAACAACATGAGTTATATTCAAAAGATGTTAATAGCTCGTTAGTTGCTTTTAGCAATTTTGACAAAAAAATCTATGAAACAGTTGAATTCGAAGAAATCAGCAGGACAATTAACGAATATAAATTTAGTATAAAACTCAAAAATAAATATACAAATGAATTGAGTTCAACTAAAAAATTTACACTTGAAAACTTTAGAATAAGTGATAATGAATTAGAAAATATTTTACAAAAAATAAGCATTATTCAAAATGGCGAATTTACCAAAGAAGAATTCAAAACAGATTTATTAGATAATGCTATGGGTGAATATAATACCATTAAAGTTGTTTCACTACCTTACTTTATTAAAGTTGTTTTTGTGTCTGTTGAAGAAATAACAAATACAAACAAACTAAAACTCAAATACCGTATTGAACACAAAAACATTTATAATAATAAACTTAATAAAGAAGCAAGTACAGAAGTTGTTTATAAAACTACAAATGATGTTAATCTCGACGATGAATTAGCAAATGCTAAATTAACTTATGAGGGTGATATTGATAAGATTAACGCTTATGATATTGATATAAACAAAGTTAAACTTACTGGTTTAAAAAATAGTTCACTGTTCACAAATATAAAATATAAATTTGTTAATAGTGAACCAAATAATCTTGATGAAGTTCAAGTAGGTAAAAGAAATATTAAAGTTGAATTCGAGTTTCAAAATAAAACATATAGTAAAACATTTTCTCTTAATGTTCAAAAAACACACAAAACTATCGTTCAATCTCTAAAAGTTCTTAATGATACAAAAGTTATTGAAAATCTTGAAGTAATTAATATTTTAAACTCACTTGAAAATAACAGTGAATTAGTCTTTTCATCAAAGCCTAACTTTGGAACGGCACTAGGAACAATTAAAAAAGAAAAACAAGGTTTAACACTATTTAACCATAAAATTACAGCTCAAACTTTTTCAACAAAAGAAGCTTCATCAAAAAATAAGATTATTTTTACAAAAGATCAAGATAATTATTTTTTAAGTTTTACGTTAGGTTATATAATCGCTGGTAAACCTATATACCATTATGAAGAAACAAAGATTAAATTGGCAAAAATTAAAACTCAAGCAGAACTAAAAGAGTTGTTAATTTCTAAAAAAGATGAGTTTGATTACACAAATAAAAATAATATAGTAACTTCAAGTGCAACAATGGATGGTATTACAAAACCTAATTTTGGACCTGAATATGAAGTTGTTATTAAAGATATGCTGAAAGGCACAGATAAAATTACCTTTTCAGTTCAATTAAGAAATAAAAAGATTAGAGATCTAATTAGTGAACCGGTCACAATCCAAATTACAGGTTTTAAATTAAGTGACCTCGCACAAGAAATCCAAAATATGGAATTTTCTGTTGATGATACATTCAAGAGTAAAGAGGCAAAAGAATTTAAGGATGCTGAACAATTAAAAATAAAGGACAAAACGACACATACTGACTTTGATTTTTCAACCAAAGGTATTACAGTAGAAAAATCTATACAAAGTTTTGACAACTACAATGGTACAGTTACATTTAACATAAAATTTACAAAAGGAAGCGAAATTTTAAACATAGTTCAAACTATTGATGGATTTAAAAAAGAAACCATAACATTTGATTCAATTTTCTCTGCAACAAAAGTTATGTTGAAGAAACAAAATATTGAACTTGACAAAAAATACTTCTTATCTTCATATATTACAGAAAAAGAAATAATGCTTAGTGGATTTGAAGCACTACAAAAACATAATTCGACTATTAATGTTAATGTTTCAAAATTAACACCTGATATTGCAACAGGCAAATTGAAAATAGAATTAACTGCTTCACTTGATTCAACAACTAAAACAAAAGAAATTGATTTAGATGGTTTTAATAAAAATCTAAAAGCGGGTTCAGAAAATATGACACTTGATAGCAAAATGAAATTAATTGTTTATCTTGCAAAAAATAAAATTTTATTCAATCAACTTGATAAAAAAACACTAACAAGTATGAAATCGTATCAAGCCCCTGGTATTACCGGTGGTAAATTCCTTTGTTTTATTGGACAAGGACTTAAGAAGTTTGGTTCAAACACAATGGACTTACAAGAAGAATTGAATTATACATTTGCTTTTGATTTCTTATCACAAGATAATAAAGCTGACACACTAGAGAAATTTAATGAATTAATTGAAAACCATGTTGTAGGCGAAAAATTCTCAAATTATCAAAAATTAAGTTGGCATCTTAAAATAACAAAAAATGAAAATAAGAAAACTTTATCAACAAAATTTAGAATTATTGGTCGAAAAACAACTAAGGTTGCATTTTCATCTTATAATTATCCAACATTATCCGGTGATGATGACGAATATAAAACTTTCGAATGATATTTAGGACAATATTAA
- a CDS encoding lipoprotein 17-related variable surface protein, protein MKKNRKKALALLPLAGAIVNLPLIASSCGTEVKPQKHELSKDELNTLAKQIKFELIADLTKEQILSQKENAFNITNLDSRVQLVFKDISIDAQNKIIISYQVKDKTNQNNLSDVIINDELKLIDLTTFNQLNHLRDVIEIKAKPNLYAFELVEKKTDGLEIKNIDPKVEFKLISVVENSDYISVNVTFSIVDKSKTTNESEPRTIKIKAKEFPSIVEELTNVSANVTDISNTPWSEMSKDKITFSNFDNKVFEIVDFEEKTKEKDNYKFEFKLQNKYTKEKSEKKEFTFNELALSTEELNQILESVSIQQNSSHTKEEFESDLLNNPNGIYKTVTISGLSDNTKVDFISTRDSQEPNKLVVEYKISKKNIPNNHSTKTKTIKVTYVSQGTIDIEGIFENATLTYEGGIEKVNAYDVEINKIKLTGLKNENELSNINLSFVKTKPDDRDEVQNGTRKIEVTFNFKGKQHTRVLELKVQKSHKNINSSLKNLNSISIFENADVIDELEKLTDNTELIYDAKGFRKQFGTIKTTSGKVLFNHKLIALAFSKKDLLSKNKVIFKKDTNNYYLTFTLGYVLSNVATYHYETTTVTLPKLVKKEDLKTLLEQKKAEFDYKNKATTYVTDATVDGIIKPDFGDGYEVVITELTRGNDKLTFNAQLKSKKINNLISNAIKIEITGFKASQLMGEIEKMNFTIEDSFKSSEAKDFTDVSNLKIKDKTTNSEINLTSKGITVEKTITSFDNYAGTVTFNLKFTKNDEIVNIGHIVSGFKVEEITLEKIKENTKVELVKNNVKLDASYFLASYITKSEISISGFEKFQKYNSTIKAEVTSLTSDVSNGTIKITVTFTLDSKTETKEYTINGFSKSLKTSTQNMEFAAKMKLLVYLAKNNLLFAKLEDSMIKIIKSIRPLTSSIPKSYIQYGLKKYSPSPFTFEDDFKYSYIFDFIKNDAETDETEKFDSLVKTYVVGSTFSAFSPRTWHLTALGNSQEKKINVKFIIISRNTKKTEDELKTYTPTTEETSEVFTWELGSY, encoded by the coding sequence ATGAAAAAGAATAGAAAGAAGGCATTAGCTTTATTGCCATTAGCAGGTGCAATAGTAAATTTACCGCTTATTGCTTCTTCGTGTGGTACAGAAGTAAAACCGCAAAAGCATGAATTAAGCAAAGATGAACTTAATACATTGGCCAAACAAATTAAATTCGAATTAATAGCCGACCTAACAAAGGAACAAATACTTTCACAAAAAGAAAATGCTTTTAATATAACTAACCTAGATTCAAGAGTTCAATTGGTTTTTAAAGATATTTCAATTGATGCACAAAATAAAATTATTATTTCTTATCAAGTTAAGGACAAAACTAATCAAAATAACTTATCAGATGTGATAATAAATGATGAATTGAAATTAATAGACCTTACAACATTTAATCAATTAAACCATTTAAGAGATGTAATAGAAATAAAAGCAAAACCTAATTTATATGCATTTGAGCTTGTAGAGAAAAAAACCGATGGTTTAGAAATTAAAAATATTGATCCAAAAGTTGAATTTAAACTTATTTCAGTTGTTGAAAATAGTGATTATATTAGTGTTAATGTTACATTTTCTATTGTTGACAAGTCAAAAACTACAAATGAATCGGAACCTAGAACAATAAAAATAAAAGCTAAAGAATTTCCAAGCATTGTTGAAGAATTAACAAATGTAAGTGCAAATGTTACAGACATTAGTAATACACCTTGAAGTGAAATGAGTAAGGATAAAATCACTTTTAGTAATTTTGACAACAAAGTCTTTGAAATAGTTGATTTTGAAGAAAAAACAAAGGAAAAAGATAACTATAAATTTGAATTTAAACTACAAAACAAATATACAAAAGAAAAGAGTGAAAAGAAAGAATTCACATTTAATGAATTAGCATTATCTACTGAAGAACTAAATCAAATTTTGGAAAGTGTTTCAATTCAACAAAACAGCTCACACACTAAAGAAGAATTTGAATCAGATTTATTGAATAACCCAAATGGTATATATAAAACAGTAACAATTAGTGGTCTTTCAGATAATACAAAAGTAGACTTTATTTCAACAAGAGATTCACAAGAACCAAATAAATTGGTGGTTGAATACAAAATTTCTAAGAAAAATATTCCAAATAATCATTCAACTAAAACGAAAACGATAAAAGTTACATATGTGAGCCAAGGCACTATTGATATTGAAGGAATTTTTGAAAATGCTACACTCACATATGAAGGCGGTATTGAAAAAGTAAATGCATATGATGTTGAAATAAATAAAATTAAATTAACAGGTCTAAAGAATGAGAATGAATTAAGCAACATTAATTTAAGTTTTGTCAAAACAAAACCTGATGACCGTGATGAAGTTCAAAACGGAACTAGAAAAATAGAAGTTACATTTAATTTTAAAGGAAAACAACACACAAGAGTTTTAGAACTAAAAGTTCAAAAATCACACAAAAATATAAATTCATCTCTAAAAAATCTTAATAGTATAAGCATTTTTGAAAATGCAGATGTTATCGATGAGCTAGAAAAACTTACAGATAATACAGAACTTATTTATGATGCAAAAGGTTTTAGAAAACAATTTGGTACTATAAAAACAACAAGTGGCAAAGTATTATTTAATCACAAACTAATTGCATTAGCCTTTTCAAAAAAGGATTTATTATCTAAAAATAAGGTTATTTTTAAAAAAGATACAAACAATTATTATTTAACATTTACGTTAGGATATGTTCTTAGCAATGTTGCAACATATCATTATGAAACAACAACAGTAACATTACCTAAATTAGTAAAAAAAGAAGACTTAAAAACATTGCTTGAACAAAAGAAAGCTGAATTTGATTACAAAAACAAAGCAACAACATATGTTACAGATGCAACAGTTGATGGAATAATCAAACCTGACTTTGGAGATGGTTATGAAGTTGTTATCACTGAATTAACAAGAGGCAATGACAAATTAACATTTAATGCTCAACTAAAAAGTAAAAAGATTAATAACTTAATTAGTAATGCGATTAAAATTGAAATTACTGGTTTTAAAGCTAGTCAGCTTATGGGCGAAATAGAAAAAATGAACTTCACAATTGAAGATTCATTTAAATCTAGTGAAGCAAAAGACTTTACAGATGTATCAAACTTGAAGATTAAGGACAAAACCACAAATTCAGAAATTAACTTAACTTCAAAAGGTATAACAGTTGAAAAAACAATAACAAGTTTTGATAATTATGCTGGTACTGTTACATTTAATTTAAAATTTACAAAAAATGATGAAATTGTCAATATTGGTCACATTGTTTCAGGTTTTAAAGTCGAAGAAATTACATTAGAAAAAATTAAAGAAAACACAAAAGTTGAATTAGTAAAAAATAATGTTAAATTGGATGCTTCTTACTTCTTAGCATCATACATAACAAAAAGCGAAATTTCAATTTCCGGTTTTGAAAAATTCCAAAAATATAATTCAACAATTAAAGCAGAAGTTACATCTCTAACTAGCGATGTATCAAATGGAACTATTAAGATTACTGTGACATTTACTTTAGATTCAAAAACTGAAACGAAAGAATATACAATCAATGGTTTTAGCAAGAGTCTAAAAACAAGTACTCAAAATATGGAATTTGCTGCCAAAATGAAACTTCTTGTTTATCTAGCAAAAAATAATCTTCTTTTTGCAAAATTAGAAGACTCTATGATTAAAATCATAAAAAGCATTAGACCTTTAACTAGTTCAATACCAAAAAGTTACATTCAATATGGTTTAAAAAAATATAGTCCTAGTCCATTTACATTTGAAGATGATTTCAAATATAGCTATATTTTTGATTTTATTAAAAATGATGCAGAAACAGATGAAACAGAAAAATTTGACTCGTTAGTCAAAACTTATGTAGTGGGTTCAACATTTTCAGCTTTCTCACCTAGAACATGACACCTTACCGCTTTAGGAAACTCACAAGAAAAGAAAATAAATGTTAAATTTATTATCATAAGTAGAAATACAAAAAAAACAGAAGATGAATTGAAAACATATACTCCAACAACAGAAGAAACAAGCGAAGTATTTACTTGAGAACTTGGTTCATACTAA
- a CDS encoding deoxycytidylate deaminase, which translates to MKNKSLYWDGYFMALAKVSALRSKDPSTKVGACIVNEHKRIIALGYNGMPKGIDDEFPWDREGESPKETKYAYVVHAEMNAILNTNNNLDGCTIFTSLYPCSSCAKTIAQSGISEVVYEDDKYHDTEDAEIARHILNASNIKTRKIEIETNVEVQVGKNKYKN; encoded by the coding sequence ATGAAAAATAAATCGTTATATTGAGATGGATACTTTATGGCATTAGCTAAAGTGTCTGCATTGAGATCTAAAGATCCTTCAACAAAAGTTGGCGCTTGCATTGTAAATGAACACAAAAGAATTATTGCACTTGGTTATAATGGAATGCCAAAAGGTATTGATGATGAATTTCCATGAGACCGCGAAGGTGAAAGCCCAAAAGAAACAAAATATGCTTATGTTGTTCATGCTGAAATGAATGCAATATTAAATACAAATAATAATCTTGATGGTTGTACAATTTTTACTTCACTTTACCCTTGTTCAAGTTGTGCTAAGACAATTGCACAGTCAGGTATTAGCGAAGTTGTTTATGAAGATGACAAATATCACGATACAGAAGATGCAGAAATAGCAAGACACATCTTAAATGCAAGCAATATTAAGACAAGAAAAATTGAAATTGAAACAAATGTTGAAGTTCAAGTTGGAAAAAACAAATACAAAAACTAG
- a CDS encoding DegV family protein, which translates to MKYAIVVDSSCALTKKQAEALGWFYTPLHINVDDKEFEDGVDINTSNLFNYYTKKAKVKTSVINLAKTSELFEKLSKEYDKIIFYPISHHLSSTYQTSKTMEEEFPKLRAIKSIEIVQLIVLDLIWFEQQMAKDPSKFEEYIKFIEDGSFHKSITLIPKYNDYLVKGGRLHPAAAAIAKLFKIVPLISVDRGELKKEGVGRVFAKSTIKNIASKAKDFKLENKDNELISAYVHTGASQEEQEKYIEEFRIQYKQEPFVGWLAPVVAIHTGPEAFANVAVECPKETKELFLNKMEQIKDLL; encoded by the coding sequence TTTTATACTCCACTTCACATAAACGTGGATGATAAAGAATTTGAAGATGGTGTTGATATCAACACATCTAATTTGTTTAATTACTATACAAAAAAAGCTAAAGTTAAAACATCAGTTATTAATTTAGCTAAAACAAGTGAACTTTTTGAAAAATTATCTAAGGAATATGACAAAATAATTTTTTATCCTATTTCACATCATTTGTCAAGTACATATCAGACTTCTAAAACAATGGAAGAAGAATTTCCAAAATTAAGAGCCATTAAATCAATTGAAATTGTTCAACTTATTGTTTTGGATTTAATTTGATTTGAACAACAAATGGCTAAAGATCCATCAAAATTTGAAGAATATATTAAGTTTATTGAAGACGGTAGTTTTCATAAATCAATTACACTTATACCTAAATACAATGATTATTTAGTAAAAGGTGGTAGATTACACCCTGCAGCTGCTGCAATTGCAAAACTATTTAAAATTGTGCCATTGATTTCTGTTGATAGGGGAGAATTAAAAAAAGAGGGCGTGGGGCGTGTTTTTGCTAAAAGTACAATCAAAAATATTGCTTCTAAGGCAAAAGATTTTAAACTTGAAAATAAAGACAATGAACTAATTTCTGCTTATGTTCACACCGGTGCTTCACAAGAAGAACAAGAAAAATATATTGAAGAATTTAGAATTCAGTATAAGCAAGAACCTTTTGTTGGTTGACTAGCTCCAGTTGTTGCTATTCATACAGGACCAGAAGCTTTTGCTAATGTTGCTGTTGAATGCCCTAAGGAAACCAAAGAACTCTTCCTAAATAAAATGGAACAAATTAAAGATTTACTATAG